The genomic window CCAAATTGGGACTCGCATTACTGCTTTGCTTAATGACGAAAAAGACATTGACGCAATTTTTACAGGTGTGTCTGGTGGTAGCGGGCTGCGATCGGTGTTGGCAAAGTTAGACTCTAAGCAACAAGCCTTAATTTTGGGCCATGCCGTTCCGATGCCGGTAGTAGTGCGTACCCGTCCTTACGACGCAACTTTTTACGAAGAAATTGGTGAGCCAGCCTGGGAAGAAAAACCTGATGCAGAAGTATTTGCCGCTGCTGAACTAGCCAAAGCTGACCTGGGATTCTAGATAGTTATTTGCCATTGCTCATTGGTCATTAGTCTTGAGTTATTCTCTTGCAATGCCCAATGACGCCAGTTGCTTCTCCTAAGGGAGACGCTGCGCGAACAAGTCGGCAAAGCCGCCCAACGCACTGGCTCCCCAATTCGTAACATCCCTCCATCCTCACAGCCAATTAAGTTCGGTTATCCGGCTACTGTTTGGCAACAGAAGAGGGGTTTTTGGCGTCACTATAGATGTAGTAAGTAATTTCAAGGAATTTTAAATTTTTTTTCGCAAACGATTGCTTTTGAATTATAATTAGACGCTTTATCTTAAGATACTTTACTATCCGCCTGATTTATCGTATTATAAAGGTAAGTAGAACTCATACCGACTTCGGATTTTCCAGTTACTATCAGTAACTGCCAGTAACTGCCCAAAAGAAGAATTCTCAAAAACAACTAGCGTGCTTATTATAAGAGATTGAAAATTTAGGGGAGGTAGGGGAACCTATCATTGGGGGCTAACCGTCTTAACAACGGCTGTATCAATTGATAATTGCTTTTGGTAGCTCCCGATATTTCGTGATAGATGTACTACCTTTCTCCAATAAATTTTAGTAAAAAAACATACATTGTGTTTACGGAGTAGAGGATAACACACGAATGCCTACTGTCAACACCCAAACGGAAAATCTTAACACCAAATTCACGGCTGATATGGTGCGAACCTATCTGCGGGAAATTGGGCGTGTACCACTGCTAACCCGTGAACAAGAAATTGTCTATGGGAAGCAGGTGCAACAAATGATGAAGTTCATCGACGCCAAGGAAGCTTTGGCGAAGAAGCTGCATCGCGAACCGAATATGTCAGAGTGGGCTGACCAGGTTCAAGAATCGGAAACTGAGGTACAACAAACGGTGGCGCAAGGTAAGCGGGCAAAGCAAAAAATGATCGAAGCGAATTTGCGCTTGGTCGTTGCTATTGCCAAGAAGTACCAAAAGCGGAATATGGAGTTTCTGGATTTAATTCAGGAAGGAACACTAGGATTAGAGCGGGGTGTGGAGAAATTTGACCCAATGAGAGGTTATAAGTTCTCGACTTACGCTTACTGGTGGATTCGCCAAGCAATTACCCGCGCGATCGCCCAACAAGGTCGCACCATCCGGTTACCGATCCACATTACCGAGAAACTGAATAAAATCAAGAAAGTACAGCGTGAGTTGGCTCAAACCTTGGGGCGATCGCCCACTCCAGCCGAAATTGCCAAAGAACTGGAACTAGAACCTGCTCAGATCCGCGAGTATCTGAACATGGCGCGTCAACCAGTGTCTTTGGATGTTAAAGTTGGCGATAACCAGGATACTGAGTTGCAAGAAATGCTCGAAGATGGCGGCCCATCGCCAGAGTATTACACCAACCAGGAATTCTTACGCCAAGACTTGAACAACCTGCTAGCAGAACTAACCCCGCAACAGCGAGAAGTTTTAGCCCTACGCTTTGGTTTAGAAGATGGTAATGAAATGTCATTGGCGAAAGTGGGTGAGAGATTGAATCTCAGCCGTGAACGTGTCCGCCAGTTAGAGCATCAGGCTTTGGCTCATCTGCGTCGCCGTCGTGCCAATGTCCAAGAATACGTTGCTAGCTAGACACTAGAGACGCGGGATTTCGCGTCTCTACACCACCTTGGTGAGGCGCCTCTTGAATTCAGGGGGCGATTTTTTTATGCTGACAACCTGGAAAAATATTTGGATTTGACGCGGTAGGGGCGCACAGTTAATTAAATAAAAACTTTAGTTTTTGACAGTTTTATTTTTTGGACAATAGTAATATAAGTCGTTAACAAAGTCTTTGACAATTAAAACTTGGTTATGATTTAAGTAAGTTCTAGAGAACTTAGTTAGTTTTTTAACAGGAGAAGTAGGGTGCTTAACAACCTTTATCAGTTCTTATCTCCCCGTCAGTGGGGAATTTCCCTAGCAGGCTTAGGCTTACTTCTCGGTTTGGGCTTTATAGGTAAGCAGACTCAAGTAGTACCGATTAGAGATTCGCCATTATCATCGGCTCAGATTCAGAAAAGCTCCCAAACCTCTCTATTGTCGCAGCTAAGAATAGTTAGAGAGCAGAGAAGTCAACTAAAAGGGGCTGCTGGAGAGAGAGATTTTTTTATGCATAAGAGCGGAAAAACCTTCCCTACAACCACAGCATTGGTTCCAGGTTCTCAGGAAGCCACAAAAGGCGCAGAAGTTTTACCAAAAGCGAATTTTCCTGTAAAAGATGGGGTTTATCTCTATGGCCAATCCCCAAAACCAAACCAGCTTGGTCAAGGTTACATCATATTTGAAAAGCAGCAGGGCAAGGTAACTGGTGCATTGTATATGCCCGACTCAGAGTTTAATTGTTTTCAAGGTACACTCAACCAGTCAGGAGAGTTGGCGATGACGGTTAATGGTTCGTCAAATCAAGCCAGTTCTACTCAGTCGAATCAGGTAGCTGCAAGCAGTAGACTGCCTCAAGTCAGTGAAGATGAGTTCAGCAATTATCCTTACTCGGTGGCTCTGCAAGACTTTTATCAGTTAAATTCCATTACAGCTAGCGATCGCCGCACATTACAAATGTGTAAATAATCTCCAACTTAATACTCAATTCCTGGTTGCGCCTTAACGCCTTGATCGCGGAAAGGGTGCTTAACTAGGTTCATTTCGGTTACCAGGTCAGCACGCTCAATTAAACCAGCTGGTGCGCCTCTACCTGTGAGAATAACGTGCTTGTTAGCTGGTTTTTCTGCCAAACCCGCTAAAACGTCCTCTAATGGTAAATAAGCCATTTTGAGGGCAATATTAATTTCATCTAACAACACCAAATGGAAGTCTGGGCTGCGAATATATTCTAATGATTTTTGCCAAGCGGCGCTAGCTTTGTCGAGGTCGCGATCGCGGTCTTGAGTTTCCCAGGTAAAGCCTTCGCCCATTGCATGAAATTCTAACTGGTCTTCCCAATAGCTGAAAACCCTTTTTTCAGAAGGTT from Nostoc sp. UHCC 0926 includes these protein-coding regions:
- the cobO gene encoding cob(I)yrinic acid a,c-diamide adenosyltransferase, translating into MKNDTPQELNQDPEIGRLIDEVMSSSLTDEQYRKKMQRRKEVQDRRIAQAVPEKGLIIVNTGNGKGKTTAALGMVLRSLGHGYKVAIVQFLKGSWEPSEKRVFSYWEDQLEFHAMGEGFTWETQDRDRDLDKASAAWQKSLEYIRSPDFHLVLLDEINIALKMAYLPLEDVLAGLAEKPANKHVILTGRGAPAGLIERADLVTEMNLVKHPFRDQGVKAQPGIEY
- a CDS encoding RNA polymerase sigma factor, RpoD/SigA family: MPTVNTQTENLNTKFTADMVRTYLREIGRVPLLTREQEIVYGKQVQQMMKFIDAKEALAKKLHREPNMSEWADQVQESETEVQQTVAQGKRAKQKMIEANLRLVVAIAKKYQKRNMEFLDLIQEGTLGLERGVEKFDPMRGYKFSTYAYWWIRQAITRAIAQQGRTIRLPIHITEKLNKIKKVQRELAQTLGRSPTPAEIAKELELEPAQIREYLNMARQPVSLDVKVGDNQDTELQEMLEDGGPSPEYYTNQEFLRQDLNNLLAELTPQQREVLALRFGLEDGNEMSLAKVGERLNLSRERVRQLEHQALAHLRRRRANVQEYVAS